One window of the Pedobacter ginsengisoli genome contains the following:
- a CDS encoding efflux RND transporter periplasmic adaptor subunit gives MKTTIQNIMRITLVLILATLIMSCGGGKKEAEIKGAVSTEEAHEENENSVEITQSQYNAIGVTLGSPEMKGLSGLLKVNGYIDVPPQNLVSITTQMGGIVKSTPLLQGSKVSKGQIIAVLQNQEYVQLQQDYLESKSQLELTETEYKRQQTLASQNVNSQKTLQQAKSQYQIILARENALKQRLQLINISPGTLTAGTIRSQINIYAPISGYVTKVNVNTGKFVNPNDVMFEIVNSANLHVELNVFEKDAAKVKAGQRVRFTMTNDSNEQLAVVQLVGGEIKPDKTVTVHAIAKESKSFIPGTYLKALIETGTTQTLALPVSAVVDFQNKKYIFIAKAAGKEEVPSYHFEIVEVITGISDGGYIQIELPEGMNPKVKVVLTGTYDLLSKLKNSEEHSGH, from the coding sequence ATTATGCGTATCACCTTAGTACTAATACTGGCCACCTTGATTATGTCCTGTGGCGGAGGTAAAAAAGAAGCAGAAATAAAGGGGGCAGTATCTACAGAAGAAGCTCATGAAGAAAATGAGAATTCTGTTGAGATCACCCAGTCTCAATACAACGCAATAGGGGTGACTTTGGGTTCCCCTGAAATGAAAGGACTTAGTGGTTTATTAAAAGTTAACGGCTATATTGATGTTCCACCGCAAAACTTGGTTAGCATTACCACCCAAATGGGTGGTATTGTTAAATCAACACCACTTTTACAGGGGAGTAAAGTAAGTAAGGGGCAGATTATTGCAGTGCTTCAGAATCAGGAGTATGTACAGTTACAGCAGGATTACCTGGAAAGTAAAAGTCAACTGGAATTAACCGAGACGGAATACAAAAGACAGCAGACTTTGGCAAGTCAGAATGTGAACTCCCAAAAAACGTTGCAGCAGGCTAAATCTCAGTACCAGATCATTCTTGCCAGAGAAAATGCGCTTAAACAACGTCTGCAACTAATCAATATCAGTCCGGGTACCTTAACGGCTGGTACTATCCGCAGTCAAATAAATATCTATGCCCCAATTAGTGGGTATGTAACTAAGGTGAACGTAAATACAGGCAAGTTTGTCAATCCAAATGATGTAATGTTTGAAATCGTTAATAGTGCGAATCTTCATGTGGAATTGAATGTATTTGAAAAGGATGCGGCTAAAGTGAAAGCCGGTCAGCGTGTCCGTTTTACCATGACAAATGATTCAAACGAACAGCTTGCTGTAGTACAGCTGGTTGGAGGAGAAATCAAACCTGACAAGACAGTTACCGTTCATGCTATAGCGAAAGAAAGTAAAAGCTTTATTCCAGGTACCTATTTAAAAGCATTGATCGAAACTGGTACTACTCAGACGTTGGCCTTACCGGTCAGCGCAGTTGTGGATTTTCAGAATAAGAAGTACATTTTTATTGCCAAAGCTGCGGGAAAAGAGGAAGTACCGTCTTATCATTTCGAAATCGTAGAAGTTATTACTGGCATTAGTGATGGTGGATATATACAGATAGAATTGCCAGAAGGAATGAATCCAAAAGTAAAGGTTGTTTTAACGGGTACTTATGATCTGTTGTCGAAATTAAAAAACAGTGAAGAGCATAGTGGGCATTAA
- a CDS encoding cupin domain-containing protein: MKTFKMISISLLGLFLALSANVRAQDPITAAPNVYKKVILDNDKVRVMQVEFAPGDVAPWHSHPDHFAYALTDGKLEITDKDKSPVVAEIKAGEALFLNATTHMAKNIGETTLKMIVTELKATKKN; the protein is encoded by the coding sequence ATGAAAACGTTTAAAATGATTTCAATTTCGCTCTTAGGATTATTTCTAGCTCTAAGTGCAAATGTGCGTGCACAAGACCCGATAACAGCAGCTCCAAATGTTTACAAAAAGGTTATCCTAGACAATGACAAAGTGCGGGTTATGCAGGTTGAATTCGCTCCGGGGGATGTCGCCCCATGGCATAGCCATCCTGATCATTTCGCTTATGCCTTAACAGATGGAAAACTGGAGATCACAGACAAAGACAAATCGCCTGTAGTTGCAGAAATTAAAGCAGGAGAAGCCCTTTTTCTGAATGCAACAACTCACATGGCTAAAAATATCGGAGAGACTACACTTAAGATGATTGTAACTGAATTAAAAGCAACCAAAAAGAATTAA